The Cytobacillus sp. NJ13 sequence TTGGGAGATGGTCCTCCCTGCTTCCGACGGGATTTCTCGTGTCCCGCCGTACTCAGGATCCACTCTGGAGGGAACGAAGTTTCAACTACAGGGCTTTTACCTTCTCTGGCCGGCCTTTCCAGACCTGTTCATTTACCTCGTTCCTTTGTAACTCCGTGTAGAGTGTCCTACAACCCCAGGAGGCAAGCCTCCTGGTTTGGGCTAATCCCGTTTCGCTCGCCGCTACTCAGGGAATCGCGTTTGCTTTCTCTTCCTCCGGGTACTTAGATGTTTCAGTTCCCCGGGTCTGCCTTCAATACCCTATGTATTCAGGTAAAGATCCTATCCCATTACGGATAGGGGGTTCCCCCATTCGGAAATCTCCGGATCAAAGCTTACTTACAGCTCCCCGAAGCATATCGGTGTTAGTACCGTCCTTCATCGGCTCCTAGTGCCAAGGCATTCACCGTGCGCCCTTTCTAACTTAACCTACTTCGGCCGCTGATCGACTGCGGATCTCTGCGTCAGCTCTCTCGCTCCGCTCCTCACGTACTGAAGTACGCTCCGGTGCTCACTCGGTCGCTTCCTTGATCTCCTTGCCGCTCATCGTCCTCATGGTTTGTGCTCTTACGTTGTTTTAAAACAATAATAAGAGAAAAAAAACTAAGATGGCGATTACTCGGTTATTGCTTCTTCATTAACATTATCTAGTTTTCAAAGAACGAATCTTTCAATGAGAGATTGAACTCTCAAAACTGAACGAACAAAACGCGTCACGTTTCATGTAAATATCCTTAGAAAGGAGGTGATCCAGCCGCACCTTCCGATACGGCTACCTTGTTACGACTTCACCCCAATCATCTGTCCCACCTTAGGCGGCTGGCTCCAAATGGTTACCCCACCGACTTCGGGTGTTACAAACTCTCGTGGTGTGACGGGCGGTGTGTACAAGGCCCGGGAACGTATTCACCGCGGCATGCTGATCCGCGATTACTAGCGATTCCGGCTTCATGCAGGCGAGTTGCAGCCTGCAATCCGAACTGAGAATGGTTTTATGGGATTCGCTTAACCTCGCGGTCTCGCAGCCCTTTGTACCATCCATTGTAGCACGTGTGTAGCCCAGGTCATAAGGGGCATGATGATTTGACGTCATCCCCACCTTCCTCCGGTTTGTCACCGGCAGTCACCTTAGAGTGCCCAACTGAATGCTGGCAACTAAGATCAAGGGTTGCGCTCGTTGCGGGACTTAACCCAACATCTCACGACACGAGCTGACGACAACCATGCACCACCTGTCATCCTGTCCCCCGAAGGGGAACGCCCTATCTCTAGGGTTGTCAGGAGATGTCAAGACCTGGTAAGGTTCTTCGCGTTGCTTCGAATTAAACCACATGCTCCACCGCTTGTGCGGGCCCCCGTCAATTCCTTTGAGTTTCAGCCTTGCGGCCGTACTCCCCAGGCGGAGTGCTTAATGCGTTTGCTGCAGCACTAAAGGGCGGAAACCCTCTAACACTTAGCACTCATCGTTTACGGCGTGGACTACCAGGGTATCTAATCCTGTTTGCTCCCCACGCTTTCGCGCCTCAGCGTCAGTTACAGACCAAAGAGTCGCCTTCGCCACTGGTGTTCCTCCACATCTCTACGCATTTCACCGCTACACGTGGAATTCCACTCTTCTCTTCTGCACTCAAGTTCCCCAGTTTCCAATGACCCTCCCCGGTTGAGCCGGGGGCTTTCACATCAGACTTAAGGAACCGCCTGCGCGCGCTTTACGCCCAATAATTCCGGACAACGCTTGCCACCTACGTATTACCGCGGCTGCTGGCACGTAGTTAGCCGTGGCTTTCTGGTTAGGTACCGTCAAGGTACCGGCAGTTACTCCGGTACTTGTTCTTCCCTAACAACAGAGTTTTACGATCCGAAAACCTTCATCACTCACGCGGCGTTGCTCCGTCAGACTTTCGTCCATTGCGGAAGATTCCCTACTGCTGCCTCCCGTAGGAGTCTGGGCCGTGTCTCAGTCCCAGTGTGGCCGATCACCCTCTCAGGTCGGCTACGCATCGTCGCCTTGGTGAGCCGTTACCTCACCAACTAGCTAATGCGCCGCGGGCCCATCTGTAAGTGATAGCCGAAACCATCTTTCAGCTTTCCCTCATGTAAGGGAAAGAATTATCCGGTATTAGCCCCGGTTTCCCGGAGTTATCCCAGTCTTACAGGCAGGTTGCCCACGTGTTACTCACCCGTCCGCCGCTGACTTCAGGGAGCAAGCTCCCATCTGTCCGCTTGACTTGCATGTATTAGGCACGCCGCCAGCGTTCGTCCTGAGCCAGGATCAAACTCTCCATATAAGAGTTGATTAAGCTCATAAGTTGTCTTTTTAAAAAAGACTAAAGAATTAACGTTGACGTTTTTGTTCGTTCAGTTTTCAAAGATCAATCCGTCGCTCAGAAGCGACTTTATTAATATATCATGTGTCAACTTTGATGTCAACAACTTTTTTTAAGTTGTTTTTGCTTTCCGTCATCAGCGACGTTTATTAATATACCAAGATACCATTAACAAGTCAACAGCTTTTTTGTATTTTTTCTTCAGCACAAAAATACATTAACCCTTCTTTTCATGATGCTGGCGGGAACGCATGTATTTAAGGCAATCTGCTGGAGATGCCATACGCTGAAATAAGGAAAATAGAATTTTATATCGTTCTTCCATGGCTCTTTTGACAATGTAGTCGATCCTGTCATCTTTTAAATCGAATAATATTTCGTCCATTTCCCGCTTAATGAGATACTCCATTTCTTTTAGCTCTTTCTGATTTAATAGCATTCCAATCATTTTGGTGGCCTCCAATGAATTATTCAATTTGTTTTCTGTAGTATTTTTCCATATAGGATTTATTATGAGTAAATTTTTTATTCATGGAAGAGACAAGTTCAGCATAGGTATGGATTAGGAAGGTATCGGACGAGGTGAATTGTTATGAACTTTTTTTATGTATTGAATGGTAAGTCATTAAAACAAATTTCGCTGGTTGTCATTGCAGCATTTTTCACGGCTTGGTTCCTCTATATGCAGAGCATTGTGCACTTGCCTGCTTTTTCGACCAAAGACGGGCCTAAAGCGATATACAAAGGGGAAAAGGATTTAGCCCTCACCTTTAATATAGGCTGGGGGGATTTAAAAGCAGAGCCCATACTGGATATTCTCAAAAAAGAGAATGTTAAATCTGCGACTTTTTTTCTTGCTGGCTCCTGGGCCGAACGCCATCCGGATTTAGTTTCAAGAATCGTGAAAGAAGGTTATGAAGTTGGAATTTTGGGCTATGGCTATGAAGATTATACAGAGCTTGAAGAAGATAAGATCAGGAGAGACCTTGCAAAGGCGCAGGAAGCATTTAGAAAGCTGAATATTAAAGACATTAAGCTTGTGCGCGCCCCAACAGGACACTTTGACCAGAAAACGTTAAAGGTTGCTGAAAGGATGGGCTATACCGTTGTCCATTGGAGCGTTGATTCAAAGGATTGGACCAATCCGGGTGCAGAGAGGATTGCAGAGAATGTATCAAAAGCTAAAAAAGGAGATATTGTACTTCTGCATGCATCCGATTCTGCAAAACAAACAGCCAAAGCTCTTCCGCTCATTTTAAATGATGTAAAATCCAAGGGGCTCAATTTCGTTTCCGTTTCTGAAATGATTGCTAATGCGGAGACGAAGACAAGTGAAATAAAATAGAAAAGCGGAAGCGCCTTGCCCACCCCCGACAAGCACAAGACGAACCTCCCGGAAAGGTGTCCTTTACCTTTTTGGGAGGTTTGGCTTGTGACCTCGAGGGGGTAGGCGCTGGAGCTAGACAGTTATCGACATTCAAAATTCTATACTTATTTATAAACAAAAGCCATCCGTTACTTGGATGGCTTTTTAGCTATATTGCTTCTTTGTTTTTGAGAATCTTCATTTAGTTTATGAAGGATAAGCAGCTGATAGGTGTTGCAGACTAGTAATGGGAACAGCATTAGATATAGCCAGCTTTCCTCATTTACCCTTAAAACCGGCACCCACTCAATGGCGGTTACAACCACCATAAAGAATACTGCAGGAATAAACGCATGCTGATTGGTCTGCTTTGCTTTAATTGCTGCAACCGTAAGCGCGACAATAAGAAGAAAAGCCGCTAAGCCAATATACGGAAGCATGCTGTCTCCCCCGCCCGCAAAAGCCTTATAGCGGAAGTAAACCAAGTCAAACAAAGCAAATAAAATAAGGACAATCTGAATAGGGTTCCACAATCCTTTAAAAATTCCCAGCCCGAAGCGGTGTACTGTCAAATAAGCAAAAAAGCCCATTTGGCTAATGATACTGAATATTAATCCTACACCTATAAGCCAGAAGAATACCGACAGAATCTCAAGGAAATCGAAGTCAGTAAAAATAGGCGCAAATTCATCCCAGCGCACAATAAATCCGACAACTCCAGTAGTTAATCCTCCAACTAAAAGAGTTGATATAAAAAGCTTTACCCAATTACGGCTAGTCAATTTATTTTTCCCCCATAATAAATAAATTCATTCTTTATGATTGTACCAACCAAAGTTTGAAAAATCTAGGCATTGTATTTCCAGCGCATAATATTTGCTGAATTTCTTCATTCTAAGGGTAAGGACACCTCTGAAAGGAGCTTCATTATGATAAAAAAATTCCGTTTGCTCCTTCCATTAGCGCTAGTGTTTTTCATATCAGGCTGCGGCCAAGGTGAAACGGGCAACGGCCAAATGGATTATGAGCAAACCAAAAAAATGGTTGTAGATATATTAAAGACCGATGAAGGAAAAAAGGCACTCGAAGAATTGATGACTGATGAAAAAATGCAGCAAAAGATGGTCATGGACCAGAAGGTTGTGGCTGATACCATTGAAAAAACCCTAACCTCTGATAAAGGTACAGAGTTTTGGAAGAAGTCCTTTGATGATCCAAAGTTTGCCGAAAGCATG is a genomic window containing:
- the pdaB gene encoding polysaccharide deacetylase family sporulation protein PdaB, which encodes MNFFYVLNGKSLKQISLVVIAAFFTAWFLYMQSIVHLPAFSTKDGPKAIYKGEKDLALTFNIGWGDLKAEPILDILKKENVKSATFFLAGSWAERHPDLVSRIVKEGYEVGILGYGYEDYTELEEDKIRRDLAKAQEAFRKLNIKDIKLVRAPTGHFDQKTLKVAERMGYTVVHWSVDSKDWTNPGAERIAENVSKAKKGDIVLLHASDSAKQTAKALPLILNDVKSKGLNFVSVSEMIANAETKTSEIK
- a CDS encoding KinB-signaling pathway activation protein — protein: MTSRNWVKLFISTLLVGGLTTGVVGFIVRWDEFAPIFTDFDFLEILSVFFWLIGVGLIFSIISQMGFFAYLTVHRFGLGIFKGLWNPIQIVLILFALFDLVYFRYKAFAGGGDSMLPYIGLAAFLLIVALTVAAIKAKQTNQHAFIPAVFFMVVVTAIEWVPVLRVNEESWLYLMLFPLLVCNTYQLLILHKLNEDSQKQRSNIAKKPSK